The genomic region GAAAATGGATAGGAAGATACTCTTGAATTGAAACTACTGACTAACAGATGATGCACCAATGATTTGATTATAAAATGACCACTATTTCACCTATAACTTGACTTAACTCAGATCTTTCTATGTTCACAACTTTGTTAATATAATGCTGATAGTCAATGTTTCATGTAGAGGTTTTGTTTTCCTTTCAGATTTGTTTGAAGATGAATAGAATCACACAACTACAAATATCTAAAAATGAAAGTAAACATAGAACGTAACCTGATCAAATTATTATATTGCTTGCTCAAACAtcatgaaagtgaagaaagaaacAAAGGATTTATAGAAATCACAATGTATTCTCAAAAAATTCATACAAACATAATGAAAGAACAAGAAACATATGCAGGAACAGCTGATCTTTATTAATTTTCAAGAAAAGGCTGATTACAATGCATGAATAAACTGCATATCAAAGAATTTATTGCTGCTACAGCCAAGATAAAACTCAAAACTAGAGAGATAAGAAGAAATCTGACTTATAACAGAAAGAGGCtccaaatatttgaaatttttaattgcttCGCTCTTCTTGACTTGATTGAGATGATGTTGACTGCTCCTTGTCCACAAAATCAGGTGCTAACTGCCACCTAATTTGAAGATTCAATTGCTGGGCTGATGGACTTAGAAATCCCTCAAAAAGGGGCCTGGAACTGAAGATGTAGGGTTGATTTTGCTACTAAAACTGCCCTTAGTTGAGGAGTCACCCTTGGAGGCCCTCAAATCAGGGGTTGAACTGCAAATTAGGCCTACAAATCCTCCTGAAATCATGGAATTCTTCCTTACTCGATCCTCTTtacttgtttttgaaattttgtccTTGGTTGCATTAATGACACTTGAATTTGAATTTCAACCATTGCCTTTTAATGAATCTTCTTGTGGGTCCTTTCTGCTTTGTTATCATACCATCTCTAATAATTGTCCTTTTGTCTCAGAACCCTTTTGTATACATGGATTATTGTCTCCTTTCATAGATCCTAAGGTCATTGTCATCATTTGCATCTCTGCCATAGCAATATCATCATTATTCAGTCTCAGGCCTTTGACTGTGCATTATAGCTACAATCACTGTTGTAGTCTTCCTTTTGACAGTGAATATAATTATGAGACTATCATAAAGTATTGACTTGATACCTTGACTGCAAATAGAGCCTCTGTCTTCTATTGATGCTATCTCTTTGAACTGTGATTTCCATTTGACATTGGTCTTGACTACTGTTATAGGTCTCATTGTATTATCTTCAATATGACAGAGACCTTTTCACTGTCTTTGGCTTCTCTCAAAGTTGTGACTGCCCTGTAGGTGACTGTGATGTACCTTGATTAGTTTACACTTTACAACCTTTCTCACCTAAATCCGTGTTCTTTCATCTTTAATGACTGTACTTTTGTCTTCAACATTCCTACTAAATGGTATGACGTTAACAACTGATTTGCTCTGCAAATGAAAAGGGTTTTACTGCTCTTATACTCTGTATGCCCTTGAAGCTTGATCTCTGTATTGTTCTTTAACATTCTGAGAACTCTCATGAATGCTCCAGCAAATACAATCACTGTTATTTGCTATTTACTCATTATGCCTTCAACCCCTTCACCAGTTCTAACTGAACTTTGAGCTTTTGTGGCATGGTGCAACTATCTTCAAACCTAGCCCTGTTTCTCAGTCATGGCTTCAACCTTCATACTTGTGCTCTGCCTTGTCGTGACAATCACTTGCAGCTGTTCAGTATCTCATATTTTAGGCCAAGAATGACCTTGAGCTCTGTGTCACTGCTGCTATATGGTTCTGAGATCAGTTTGTTAGCTTTTGTGGCTAGGACTTGCTTCTTCTTTCTTATCTAGTTCACTGTGTTATTTCAATGTCTTTTGACATGGCAGTGATGACCTTTGAAGTGTCAAATCCTTGCTTGTATCACGTGATTGCATTCAAGGTATCTATGTATTTCCTCTAGATCAGTACTCACTGCTTTTCTGAGACTGATTTGTGTTATGGGGACTGACAATTGACTTTGACATTGCTTTCCTAATCTTCTAGAACTGTACTTTTCTCCACAAGCTGCTCAAATTTTGACAAACTTCTCTTTTATACCCAAACATTTTATAGCATGATACTGACAATAAGAAAGTTAAACATTACCGCACAATGAAAAGTCATTATCCTCAATGAACTGCTCTATGAAGATATTGCTCACTGTTATATGGTCTGCAAAACATGATTGTCTTACAGGTCTGAGACTATTATATTGCATTCCCTAGCACTGCAACAAATAAGGAACATAATCCCTTACAGGATCTGTCTTCTCCATCTATTCTTTGAGAGCTGCCCTTATTGACTGCAACATTTGAATATAGGCTCCTTCATCTATTATCACCTACTGTCTGCCAAAATCTCTTTGGGATTATGCTTCTTCGAAACTACCATATATCGTCCACTAAGATCTGATTGTTGACTATCTTTTTAACTGTGATAGCTGGGCTGTTCACTGCTTACTGTAAGAAACCCTCACTCCTTGTAAGAATACTGTCCAACCCCTTCTTTACTGATCATTGAGCTTTGGACTGTGGCTAAGAATGATCTTGAGCTTCTTTGTAACTGTGACTGCATTATGGACTGTATTTTCTGCATATTTGACTGTCTTGAATAATATTCACTGCCTTTATTTGGCAATAAAGGTTAAAGTCTGCAAATCTTCTTCACTGTGTTTGGTGTCTTTGTATTTCTTGCCCATGACCGTAAAATAAAGCATTTTTGTTATGGTTTGAAATGCTCCCATGGTTTTGACAGTCACTTCCAACTATGACTGCTCATTGTAGCTTTTTAACATAGGAAAAGGACTGTTCTTATGCTTAACTTGCTTGATGGtcttcaaaacaacatcaaccccTTTCACTGCTACTGTGATCTCCTTGtgagactgttgaccctcttttgACAGTGAGTGTGTAAACTATTATGGTTTGATATGACTGTCTTTTACTTTTACAAGGCTGTGCACTGTCCTTTGAGGCTGTTCTCAGATGCTCCTCTTTCTTTGCCCTTACGAATAATCTTTGAAATGATGAGGGTGAGACCACTGCTCTTGATCACTGCTTTGAAGCATCCATTTGCCACTGATTAATCTTCATTGTCTCTGATCTGAGACTGTCTTAAATGCAAGCACTTTATGTTACTTGGCTTTTTTCCTATCATGACTGCTCCAAGGGGTGTTGGTGTTTAATGGACTGATACTTTGACTGCAAATGGAAGTTCTTGTTTGCTTCATGATTGAAACTTCGCGATCGCACACAAGACCCATATCATCTATGCTCTGTGACAGTGTAAACTCACTGTTCTCTTTGTTTTGTGCTCGGTTGCAGAtcttttgatggctccaatgacTAATCATTGAGGCTTGGACTGCTATTCTATATCACTGTCATGACTTCTAAGGCACCGTTCTGCTTCATGGCTACCAGAGCTGTCATCTTGCATTTCTTCTATCAAAGATGTAGATTGCAATGAGGCTGCTATCCTGTACTGTAGATGTACTGTTCTCTTAAAACTTATCATATTTGCCTCTGAACTTGTATATTATCATGACAAGAACACctctatcctcttcctctttgacAGCGAACAAAACCACTGTGACTGTAGTCTTTTAATCTTTAGTGTCTTTAGAAGGAAAGACTACTATGTCCTTTGCATTTAATAACCCCCTGCTGTCCATAAGATCTACATTCTTTTCACTTTGAATTTAACAGTTTGACAGTGAGATCTCCCTGCATATGGCCTTAGGAACTGTGGTCTTAACATTTAGGCTGTCATATACTTTGTTTGTTATCATTGTCAAATGTTCTTGACTGGTCTACGATAGAGTATAAAACTCTCCTTTTTGCACTCATTATTAACTTGGTTGTTTCTTGCGAGGGTTTGATTGCATCTCACTTTTGAAATGACCTAAGCTTTTGAACAGAAAATCATACAAAGCATGATGATAACAAAGCTCTCTTTATATCATAACCATAGCAGTTGAGTATTCTTTATACCATGAATCTGCTCTAGAAGGTAAATGAAGAAATATCTTTCCTTTGCTTTCTTTGAAAGAACGATAAGTGAACCTCAAAGAGACAAGATCAGACCTGTTTGGAGTTAATGGCAGCATGCATGATGCATGGCCACGTTGATTCCCAGCTTCACAACTTCTGCTTTCTAAGTAGAAACCACTCCACATGAGAACCCTTAAACCGCTCATTGATCTTCTGAAAACTGAAGATACATTAAATGAAAATCTCCTTGACCTGCAAACtgaagaatgaatgaatgatatggatgaggaatGACTCCTTGAACTGCCATTTGGACTGTAACTTTGCTTTTTGGTGGCCATTGTAGAGCTGGAGTAAACAATAAACAAAAAGATACTCTAAAAGATAGGATTTCTTTGGCTAAaactcaagctcttcatttgtcaAAACCCTAAATCAACTCATGCGATATGATGAACTTCTTCTTGACATATTGTGCCATGTGAAAAGTAACTTCAGTCCTTTAACTTCCTCAAGCAACATGAAAACAAACTTGATTTTGCTCTAAAAAATAGGTCCCTTCAACACTAGGCATggctttaaaaatttaaaatattaaaacccTCATATATGATACTTCCAATATATGCCTTAAAAACGTTGGAGTGATTTCTTTTATCATGAAACTCCTCAAACACATGAACAAGAAGACCTAGAATTAATCACGAGGCTATTTTTGGCCTGGGGTGAAAAATAGGTAACagttattttaatgttaattaacATAAAAATAACATCAATGAGTAAGTATTTTACGTTGAGGATTGAAATAGTTGATTGATATAAAGGatggtattttattttattttatgttaattGAATAGGTATTTTTGTAGTTATTTTGATGGTATCCTATTAAAAAAACCATCAATGAGCTGTTGGAAGTTGGAGGATGGTATTTTTATGTTGATTAACTATCAATGAGTAGGTATTTATATGTTAAGACACAATAAAAATATGTCCATCTTCCAATTTCCACCAGCTTTTCATATATCCATGTCTCATAATCTTGTTTTAAATTATAAACTCATTAAATAAAAAGAAGCAAAAGAAATCATACATATTGTACACATGAACCTGCCAACTCCCATAGAAAGACACAATTTACATTGATTGATTGAAACAGCAAATTTTCTGCAATTATAAAATGCCCATCTCACACACACCTCCTAAGCAAGAAATACGGATTGATCACCAGGAAGGAATATGATCAAGCATTGATTCAATGCTTCAATACAATCAAGGGATTTATGATTCTCAACTAGAATTTTGTTCACTTGGTATGTTGATCTTCTGTCTTAAAAGTCTTCATCCATCTCACACACCTCCTAAGAAAGAAATATAGATCCATCACCAAGAAGAATACACTGAAGCATTGATTTGATGCCTTTATACAATCAAAGAATTTAAGATCCTCAACCAGAATTCAATTCACTTGGAACAGCAATCCCCTGTTTTAAAAGTCTTCATCCAACCTAAATACATGATGTCCCTCGCTGTTGTTCAAACTAGACATTACATTAGCCTTTTGATATTCTCCAACCCTTTTCTCAAAGAAATTTGTCTTTCCTCTGCAAAATGACATACAAACTTGAATGTCAATTCTCTCCAACGAGCCtataattcaaaaatcaaaaccCAAAAGCATCAAATACTTACTGAAGAGATATCAATTCCATCCAATCAAATGGATTCTGAACATTGTAAACTTTAGCATACCCCAGTGAAATCTAAGAATCAACAAATTAGTGTCAGATCATACCGAAAAACTTTGTTTGTAAAACAAATTGACACCTTCCACAAGAACAAATACTACTTACCAACAACCTGTCAGCAACAAATTCAATATATTGACTCATGAGTTTGGCATTCATTCCCACCAGATCACATGGTAGAGCATCACAAACAAATTCCTTTTCAATGTCTACAGCATCACAAACTATCCCCCTCACCCTATCCTCACTCAACTTGCATTTCAACAAGCTGCAAACAagcattaacccaaaaacaactttacGCCTTAATACAGTTGATGACATAACCaagagaatctgctgaagccacaAACATCCAAAGCTCTGAACTAGCATACCTATAGAGCAAacaagcaaaatcacaatgaagaccCTCATCTCGTGAAATGAGCTCATTTGAGAATGTTAGGCCTGGCATCAGTCCCCTTTTCTTCAACCAGAATATTGAACAAAAGCTGCAAAAAAAAAAACACCACTTTAAACAAACATACCAGGAAGCACGAAACATTAATAAATCATTGGGAGCTAATGGACACACCTGCCACTAAAAAATATGCCCTCTACACATGCAAATGCAAGAATCCTTTCAGCAAAACTATCAGAGCTGTAAAATGCAAAGGGGTAATAATTAGAATCAAATAGATGTCAAAGAAACCAAGAATCAAAACAGAAAATATATAAGCTACCTTTCAATCCAACGAAGAGCCCAATCAGCTTTCTTTGTCACACAAGGAACAGTTTCAATAGCATTGAACAAATGGGCCTTCTGCTCAGAGTCCTTGATGTAAGTCTCTAATAAGAGACTATATGTTTCTGCAGAGTATAATTAAAACGTCAGACCACCTCTCCAACCAATACCTTGCAAGTATTAAAATTAAAACCAAAACCCCCACAGGAAAGCCAAAACAGGGGACAAAGAAAGTAAAATACCTGAATGAATATTCTCAATTGcaatttgaaaaccataaaaagCACGTGCCTGCAAAAGGCACCATGTTCCAAATCAATTCAAATTCTTTTACAGAGAGGTACAAGAAACCCTAGATAGCACCCATTTTAGCATTCCTGAAGCGCATTGCTATTCACTAAAAAAGCCCAAAAATATCAATGCTAAGAAATTAAAATGCAAAAACAGGCACCTCGGGAAGTTGAACTTCTTTCATGAATCGGCcagccaaattttccaagacaatcCCATCAGAAGCAGCAAAAAATGCCAAAACATGACTAACGAAATGCTTCTCATCATAGGTCAGCCTCTCCCAGTGGTAAACATCCTGTGACAGATCAATTTCCTCCGCTGCAAAACCCCAGCCAAAAATCACCCCCAAATACAAATCATGCATAAATTCTTCCTGAAATGTGCCACTAAAATCCCCTAAATCACTAAATAAAAggattaaaaattaaaagataaataaaGAAACACTGGTACACTCCAAAGTTCTAGCTTCCTTTCTTTATGTGGTTAGGTCAAACTGGCATATGCTTATTTGACGTTATTTAGATAAAAAGTATTATTTCCGCAACGGCCTGCTATCGAGCACAAAATGACCTGAATATCAAattctttgttgcagattttatgCAAAACCGTGTTCGCTCAAGAACATGGCTTATTCCCCCACTGGATATTTCACGTTTGAATGTTGGGGTTCAAGATTCAGACAGCGAACACATTCAGGGGTGATTATACATTTGGCAAAGCTAACACATGATAAATAGTCATTCAAGGATAACACAAACCCTATAAACAAGCACAGCACCAAATAACCACAAAATCCTAACGAGAtagctaaaaaataaaaaattagaaatataatgaGATAACTCAATATGAATAGAAACAAAACAGATCACGTAAGCACAGAAAATCCATAAACGCAGCCAAACCACATTCCGTAGCACAGTATAAGCAGCTCGTTACAACAACACAATTTCCTTTAAAATAGGTACGGGGCGTTTTGAAAGATTTTACACGAAAACTTTTTATGCCCTTAAATTTTGCATCCTCCTGCAAAACCTTCATCCTAGTATGAACGGGAGAAGGGAGAAAAGAAATCAAGCTCAAACGCTTACCAGTCCAAAAACTAGCCTGCGCCTTCTTGTACATTTCCCAAACTTGAGGGTACTTGATTGGGAACATACAAAACCTCTGGGGATTATCCATCAACAGAGGCTCTTCAGTAATCACCACCATGATTGATCTGATAACAGTAACCCCACAAAGAAAAAAGAATAAGGTCAAAACAATAATTCAGGAAGAACTACAACTGGAAAGCGAATCCATGCCTTGTGACATTTACCTTGAACTGATTAAATTCAGAAAAAGAGAGAGGAAGAAAAGGCCTAAGCTTATCGCAGAAACGGAGGCACCTTCTTCTGATGGATGACCCTCAGCTAAAAATTAGCACACAACTAGATTGAGGAATAAGGATGTATATATTGAATTGAGGCTGAGATAGGTGGCGCCCAGTCCGTTGCATTTTTTCAGCGAAAGGGTGTGATTCGATCtatgatttcaaattcaaaatgtgGCGGTCGTTTGGTCGGTGTTTGGAACGctcctcaaaaaatttaaaaaattttaaaatttagcgGGATAGCAAAGTGGAGCGTCCAAGGTTTTTTTGGCTTTAAAACTTTTAGAGAGCTCTCTTTTCATGCAGTTTTGGGATTTCTAATTTTTAGATTTGCTTGAAAGGAATATTAAAATGATATTAAACagttaatttttttatattgaaatattgcaaatacaagAATATAATGTACAATATAGTAAAAGAATGATTAGAGAAAGATACAATTCATTTCGTAACTTGATATATTCTTTGATTCTTATCAAGATTGTACGCAGTTTCAAACTAGATAATttactctttgatttgttgaagcttgtCCATGGCATCCATATTCTTCCTCGATTCTAATCAAGATTGTACATTGTCTCAAACTAGATAATttactctttgatttgttgaagcttatCCATAGCATCCACATTCTTCCTTGATTCTTATCAAGATTGTACATAGTCTCAAACTAGATAATttactctttgatttgttgaagcttgtCCATGGCATCCACATTCTCTTAGCATTTTGTACggctattttcttctctctttgtAGATATCAAATTAAAGAACTTTTAAGAATTCTTACGTAGAGAGTTTTGTTAGGCTTTTAGTTTAGAGTTAGCAAAAGCCGATGAGTTTTGTTAAGC from Cryptomeria japonica chromosome 3, Sugi_1.0, whole genome shotgun sequence harbors:
- the LOC131075834 gene encoding ribonucleoside-diphosphate reductase small chain, whose translation is MVVITEEPLLMDNPQRFCMFPIKYPQVWEMYKKAQASFWTAEEIDLSQDVYHWERLTYDEKHFVSHVLAFFAASDGIVLENLAGRFMKEVQLPEARAFYGFQIAIENIHSETYSLLLETYIKDSEQKAHLFNAIETVPCVTKKADWALRWIESSDSFAERILAFACVEGIFFSGSFCSIFWLKKRGLMPGLTFSNELISRDEGLHCDFACLLYSLLKCKLSEDRVRGIVCDAVDIEKEFVCDALPCDLVGMNAKLMSQYIEFVADRLLISLGYAKVYNVQNPFDWMELISLQGKTNFFEKRVGEYQKANVMSSLNNSEGHHVFRLDEDF